A part of Arachis hypogaea cultivar Tifrunner chromosome 12, arahy.Tifrunner.gnm2.J5K5, whole genome shotgun sequence genomic DNA contains:
- the LOC112728731 gene encoding putative disease resistance RPP13-like protein 1, translating to MAEKLYGGAYLSPFVDAVLDNLTSILEEDDSFLERSNLLVRLQNCLYDVGPVLDDAELKQFTDKKVKKWLVDLQDALYMADDLLDELSTKAAIAATQKDPGNSSYWSRAVDSHIEDTDDMEKIVGTLESVVRRKNYLRLKESAKVDMSWRIPSTCLVEPSEICGRKEDKEAILKLLLDDDDAADGDLSVIPIVGMGGIGKTTLAQLLYHDNKVKENFDFRGWVCVSEEFDVVKVTKTVIEAITSSSCNLTDLNLLQLDLKEKLSRQKFFIVLDDVWNENYSDWDKLLKPFQKGVKGSKILITTRNKNVASLVQTVSPHELRSLSDEDCRLVFTKHARLSTVSVENPTLEKIGRDIVKKCDGLPLAAQALGGILRGNSDIRYWNHLLKSEIWKLSNDRINVVPALMISYYFLPSYLKQCFVYCSLYPKDYEFTKDELMLLWMAENFLQPVEKKTIEEVGGEYFDELIARSFLQPHSTKENKFVMHDLVHDLAMTCAGEFYFRAEELLNAVEVDIKARHLSHNPKGNYPMSNLLGDCDRVKHTRTFLEINLDEWIPFNMENAPCIMLSQLKYLRAWSLKSFPLKSVPDSIGELIHLRYLDLSFTNIVTLPESLGNLYNLQTLKLYSCSYLKMLPVGMKDLVNLRHLDIRGTQLREMPKGMSQLKNLQFLSDYVVGKHEENKIKELGALVDLQQSISIDKLENVVNSNEASMARMFDKDGIDSMTLSWSLNKEENTVDSQMTRDILDKLRPHTNLKELYIYGYRGTTFPDWVGHSSYHNITTITLDDCRNCCMLPSLGQLPSLKHLEISDFGSLESVGAEFYFNQNGESCLETPPFPMLETLSFEKMPCWKEWRSLEFNAFRRLRELSINNCPMLRGDLPNHLPSLQSLQIWNCEQLSCCVPRSPELTSLRIEGGNEVRIGELPPLLREVSIAGNYHVESAVEAIMHMQLSCLTSLCISDCSSHIWFPVSGIPASLQQLTIRCCRKLEFQMDGQHHSLQELSIENCCDSVTSFSLLDSFPNLMHVHINGCGNMKCIVVLRSLPCIRSLRIYWYGSLKSVSKLLMAAPQLEDLTLVGCPEVDLSPTGNGDPHRSLRSLEISYIEKLVSSAAFMNSQFHGLTHLTILGQYDESVKSLPREGWLPASLESLTLRSIESLETLECKGLAHLTSLQRVTITDCWNLEYIEGDKLPASLIQLSIDGSPLLSEPCQKKDPQLWPKISHIPAIQVDGTWIS from the coding sequence ATGGCCGAAAAACTTTATGGTGGAGCTTACCTCTCTCCCTTTGTTGATGCTGTTTTGGACAACCTGACTTCAATACTTGAAGAAGACGACTCTTTCCTCGAAAGGAGCAACTTGCTTGTTAGGTTGCAGAATTGTCTGTATGATGTTGGACCTGTTCTTGATGATGCTGAGCTGAAGCAGTTCACTgacaagaaagtgaagaagtggCTTGTTGATCTTCAAGATGCTCTCTATATGGCTGATGACTTGCTCGACGAACTCTCCACTAAAGCCGCTATTGCTGCCACTCAAAAAGATCCAGGTAACTCTTCTTACTGGTCTCGTGCTGTTGATTCACATATTGAAGATACTGATGACATGGAAAAAATAGTTGGCACACTAGAGTCTGTTGTAAGACGCAAAAATTATCTTCGTCTGAAGGAGAGTGCCAAGGTGGACATGTCATGGAGAATTCCATCCACATGTCTTGTTGAACCATCGGAGATATGTGGCAGGAAAGAAGACAAGGAGGCCATACTGAAACTGTTgttggatgatgatgatgctgctgATGGTGATTTATCTGTCATTCCCATTGTGGGCATGGGCGGAATAGGAAAGACTACTTTGGCCCAATTGCTTTACCACGATAACAAAGTGAAGGAGAATTTTGATTTCCGAGGTTGGGTTTGTGTGTCAGAAGAGTTTGATGTTGTCAAGGTCACCAAGACTGTAATCGAGGCAATAACTTCAAGTTCTTGTAACTTGACAGATTTGAATTTACTTCAGCTTGATTTAAAGGAAAAGTTGTCGAGGCAAAAGTTCTTCATTGTCTTGGACGACGTATGGAATGAAAATTATAGTGATTGGGATAAGCTtctaaaaccttttcaaaaaggGGTTAAGGGAAGTAAAATTCTCATAACTACTAGAAATAAAAATGTGGCTTCTTTAGTGCAGACTGTTTCACCTCATGAACTAAGATCATTGTCCGATGAAGATTGTCGGTTGGTGTTTACAAAGCATGCACGTCTGTCAACTGTTTCTGTGGAGAATCCAACCCTGGAAAAAATCGGCAGAGATATCGTAAAGAAGTGTGATGGATTGCCCTTGGCAGCTCAAGCCCTTGGAGGCATATTGCGTGGAAATTCTGATATCAGATATTGGAATCATTTACTGAAGAGTGAAATCTGGAAACTCTCCAATGACAGAATAAATGTTGTTCCAGCGTTAATGATAAGTTATTATTTTCTTCCTTCATATTTGAAGCAGTGCTTTGTTTATTGTTCCTTGTATCCCAAGGACTATGAATTTACTAAGGATGAATTGATGCTGTTATGGATGGCAGAGAATTTTTTGCAACCAGTAGAAAAAAAGactatagaagaagttggtggtgaatattttgatgaattaattgCGAGATCATTTTTGCAACCTCATAGTACCAAGGAAAATAAATTCGTGATGCATGATCTTGTTCATGATTTAGCAATGACATGTGCTGGAGAATTCTATTTCAGAGCTGAAGAGCTTCTGAATGCAGTTGAGGTTGATATTAAAGCTCGTCATTTGTCACATAATCCCAAAGGCAATTATCCAATGTCAAATCTTTTGGGAGATTGTGATAGAGTAAAACATACAAGGACATTTCTTGAAATCAATTTGGACGAGTGGATTCCATTCAATATGGAAAATGCACCTTGTATCATGTTGTCACAGTTGAAGTACCTGAGAGCTTGGTCGTTAAAAAGCTTTCCTCTTAAGTCAGTGCCTGATTCAATAGGTGAATTGATTCATTTGCGTTACTTGGATCTCTCTTTCACCAACATTGTGACATTGCCAGAGTCGTTGGGTAACCTGTACAACTTGCAGACCTTGAAGTTGTATTCCTGTAGTTATCTGAAAATGCTACCTGTTGGCATGAAAGACCTTGTAAATTTGCGCCATCTTGATATTAGAGGGACTCAGTTACGTGAGATGCCGAAAGGCATGAGCCAATTAAAAAATTTGCAATTTTTAAGTGATTATGTTGTTggaaagcatgaagaaaacaagatTAAAGAATTGGGAGCACTCGTAGATCTACAGCAATCTATTTCCATTGACAAGTTGGAGAATGTGGTCAACAGCAATGAAGCTTCGATGGCAAGAATGTTTGATAAGGATGGCATTGATTCTATGACGCTGAGTTGGTCATTGAATAAAGAGGAGAATACAGTTGACTCCCAAATGACAAGAGATATACTTGACAAGTTACGACCTCACACTAATTTGAAAGAGTTATATATCTATGGTTACAGGGGTACAACATTTCCAGATTGGGTGGGACATTCTTCCTACCACAACATCACCACAATAACACTGGATGATTGCCGGAATTGCTGTATGCTTCCTTCACTTGGACAGTTGCCCTCTTTGAAGCACCTGGAAATTTCAGATTTTGGAAGTCTGGAAAGTGTGGGTGCTGAGTTTTACTTTAACCAGAATGGTGAATCTTGTTTGGAGACACCACCATTCCCAATGCTTGAAACTCTTTCGTTTGAGAAAATGCCTTGCTGGAAGGAGTGGCGTTCACTGGAGTTCAATGCATTTCGGAGACTCCGAGAGCTTTCCATAAATAACTGTCCCATGTTGAGAGGAGATTTGCCCAATCATCTACCATCTTTGCAATCCCTTCAGATTTGGAATTGCGAGCAGCTGAGTTGTTGTGTTCCAAGATCTCCTGAATTGACCTCTTTAAGGATAGAAGGCGGGAATGAAGTGAGAATTGGGGAGCTACCTCCTTTACTGCGTGAGGTATCAATTGCAGGAAACTATCACGTGGAGTCGGCGGTAGAGGCCATAATGCACATGCAACTGAGTTGCCTGACGTCTTTATGCATCTCAGATTGTTCCTCCCACATATGGTTTCCAGTGAGTGGTATTCCCGCATCACTACAACAGTTGACTATACGGTGTTGCAGAAAACTAGAATTCCAAATGGATGGCCAACATCACTCGCTGCAGGAACTATCAATAGAGAACTGCTGTGATTCAGTTACATCCTTCTCGTTGTTGGATTCCTTTCCGAATCTCATGCATGTTCATATCAATGGCTGTGGAAACATGAAGTGTATTGTGGTGTTACGCTCTCTTCCATGTATCCGTTCTTTACGTATCTACTGGTACGGGAGTTTGAAATCTGTGTCAAAGCTATTAATGGCAGCACCTCAGCTCGAGGATCTCACATTAGTGGGTTGCCCAGAGGTTGATTTGTCTCCTACAGGGAATGGGGATCCACACCGTAGCCTCAGATCTCTTGAAATCAGCTACATCGAGAAACTGGTGAGCTCTGCAGCATTCATGAATTCGCAATTTCATGGGCTTACTCATCTTACCATTCTTGGTCAATACGACGAGAGTGTGAAGTCCCTCCCAAGGGAAGGATGGTTGCCTGCCTCACTTGAGTCTCTCACACTGAGAAGCATTGAGAGTCTGGAGACGTTGGAATGCAAGGGACTTGCCCACCTCACCTCCCTCCAACGTGTAACTATCACTGATTGTTGGAATCTGGAGTATATCGAGGGAGATAAGCTGCCTGCCTCTCTAATACAACTCAGCATCGATGGAAGCCCTTTGCTGTCCGAACCATGTCAGAAGAAGGATCCACAGCTTTGGCCCAAAATCTCCCACATCCCCGCCATTCAAGTTGATGGCACATGGATTTCGTAA